One Synechocystis sp. LKSZ1 genomic window, AAAGCCTCAGGTAAGCGATGTGACCAACGAGCACCATAAGGAGCAGCAATAGAACTAGCAATGGATATTGAAAAAAATGCAGGTAGGTAAATGAATCCAATGGTATGCGGATTATTCAGGGTCTGAGACCAACCACTAATCATATAGCCAATCGTTCCTGTAATGGCGATAAAAAAACCAATTGCGGCTGAGGTGCCAACGGATTTTTTCATGCTAATATTCTTGTAGCTCAGGTAGGTAACAGTAAGAAAACCGCCGCCTACTGCTGCTAGGGCAGATACCGCTCCAATTGCAACGCCAACTGTCAGTAATCCGCGAAATGTGACTGGCTTTAAGCTTGGTTTGGGTTTCCAATTTACAAACATCTGTACGGCTACAAGCGCCATGAAAAGCGCAAAAAATAGAGCAATATAAGCCGAGTTGAGATTGGCAGCGACATGGGTGGAAAGTAGCGCACCCAGCATAATTCCGGGAGCCATG contains:
- a CDS encoding sulfite exporter TauE/SafE family protein — its product is MLGLEWILVYLALGSFVGFMGGLLGVGGGGILVPLLASILFYQGIGGDEVIHLSLGTSLMCMIISSITSVRAHASRGAVVWKVVSGMAPGIMLGALLSTHVAANLNSAYIALFFALFMALVAVQMFVNWKPKPSLKPVTFRGLLTVGVAIGAVSALAAVGGGFLTVTYLSYKNISMKKSVGTSAAIGFFIAITGTIGYMISGWSQTLNNPHTIGFIYLPAFFSISIASSIAAPYGARWSHRLPEAFLKKIFAVISLILSLKMLLSFVKF